The following are encoded in a window of Flavobacterium sp. WC2421 genomic DNA:
- a CDS encoding cytochrome C oxidase subunit IV family protein — protein sequence MSHEHVSNTKRIWFVFGLLSLVTTVEVFLGIIKPEFLHLNHFLGMNLLNWIFYILTVFKAYYIVWAFMHMEGEKSSLRWAVVLPVIFLILYLLFILLTEGHYIYGVFKDSTIKWNF from the coding sequence ATGTCACACGAACACGTTTCTAATACAAAGAGAATTTGGTTTGTTTTCGGATTATTATCTCTTGTAACAACTGTTGAGGTTTTTCTTGGGATTATAAAACCAGAATTTTTACACCTTAACCATTTTCTTGGCATGAATTTGCTGAATTGGATATTTTATATTTTGACTGTTTTTAAAGCTTATTATATTGTATGGGCATTTATGCACATGGAAGGTGAAAAAAGTAGTCTAAGATGGGCGGTTGTTTTGCCTGTTATTTTCTTAATTTTATATTTACTTTTCATTCTTTTGACTGAAGGGCATTATATTTATGGGGTTTTTAAAGATTCGACCATTAAATGGAATTTTTAA
- a CDS encoding SCO family protein gives MFKNKSYIGISFVILIFGIYAVPKIIDRIQNGEVVKADRLDLVKTVSNKEGKLVKIGPAPKFELVNQNNEKITNDSYKGKVYVLEFFFTTCPSICPKMNQSMLLIEKKFFGNPNFGIASITIDPNHDTAKVLKDHAELLGVKSSNWNFLTGDREYIYSLANKGFNLYAAANSNVAGGFEHSGLFALIDKDGNIRCRRDDFGNPILYYDGLDKKGVKDIQQDINVLLEE, from the coding sequence ATGTTTAAAAATAAATCATATATCGGTATTTCATTTGTTATTTTAATCTTTGGGATTTATGCTGTTCCTAAAATTATTGATAGAATACAAAATGGGGAAGTTGTAAAGGCAGATCGTTTAGATCTGGTTAAAACTGTATCTAATAAAGAGGGTAAATTAGTGAAAATTGGTCCTGCTCCTAAGTTTGAATTGGTTAATCAAAATAATGAAAAGATTACTAATGATAGCTATAAAGGGAAAGTATACGTTTTAGAGTTTTTCTTTACTACATGTCCTTCAATTTGCCCGAAAATGAATCAAAGTATGTTGCTTATTGAAAAGAAATTTTTTGGAAACCCTAATTTTGGTATTGCTTCAATTACAATTGATCCAAATCACGATACTGCAAAAGTTTTAAAGGATCATGCGGAGTTATTAGGTGTGAAATCCTCTAATTGGAATTTTTTAACTGGTGATCGTGAATACATATATAGTTTGGCTAATAAAGGATTTAACCTTTATGCTGCAGCCAATAGTAATGTTGCTGGAGGATTTGAACATTCAGGATTATTTGCTTTAATAGATAAAGACGGTAATATACGTTGCAGAAGAGATGATTTTGGAAATCCAATCTTATATTATGATGGTCTTGACAAAAAAGGAGTTAAAGATATTCAACAAGATATTAATGTTTTATTAGAAGAATAA
- a CDS encoding heme-copper oxidase subunit III, whose protein sequence is MEVTMTTNEHRLRTARSYKLILLFAMVSMTMMFAGLTSAFVVSKSRVDWLKDFQLPTAFYYSTIVIIGCSVTFHLAKKAIQKDNKSATTTFLLATLALGILFVVLQFVGFGQIVENGYYFTGSESSITTTFLYIVTVVHLIHLAGGLISLLIIIYNHFKQKYNSTQTLGIELGAMYWHFLDFLWLYLFVFLYFFK, encoded by the coding sequence ATGGAAGTTACAATGACAACGAATGAACATAGATTAAGAACCGCAAGATCCTATAAGCTGATCTTGTTGTTTGCGATGGTTAGTATGACTATGATGTTTGCAGGGCTTACAAGTGCTTTTGTGGTAAGTAAATCGAGAGTGGACTGGTTGAAGGATTTTCAATTGCCTACAGCATTCTATTATAGTACGATTGTTATTATTGGTTGTAGTGTTACATTCCATTTAGCAAAAAAAGCGATTCAAAAAGACAATAAAAGTGCGACTACTACATTTCTTTTAGCTACTTTAGCGCTGGGGATTTTATTTGTTGTTTTACAATTTGTCGGCTTTGGACAAATAGTAGAAAACGGGTATTATTTTACAGGAAGTGAGAGTTCAATAACAACAACATTTTTATATATTGTTACCGTTGTGCACTTAATTCATCTTGCTGGAGGGCTAATTTCTCTCCTTATTATAATTTATAATCATTTTAAACAAAAATACAATTCGACTCAAACTCTTGGAATAGAACTAGGTGCAATGTACTGGCACTTTCTTGATTTCCTATGGCTTTATTTATTTGTATTTTTATATTTCTTTAAATAA
- a CDS encoding gliding motility protein RemB, translating to MRKSFLTLFISFISFFTYSQVEDTNNLQAKLSTERFPVFPKCQNLESVALESCFYSEVQDFVFQNFVVPETLMKNNFRGNIKVLFEVDSNGIFKVIYVNAVDEELIQETKRVFSKFPKISPSTYNGKAVYSRYNIAISIPLKSQETIASEALARAEVVPNKTKQLTELDSIVYKKYHNPEFESHLNIPFSHSYYAQFDGAMNQVGSNNHTASKPYTYQEVSKYYNLKEANEKLKIKASNWWAKKLWNENAVEIQGDGYWLTLNPILDLQVGKATHSDVSYTYVNTRALNFRGGIGKQLNFTTTVFESQGRFADYFNQYAESIAPAGGNPAIIPGIGIAKDFKTNSYDFPLAEANITFAPNKNIDLQLGYGRNFIGDGYRSLLESDGASPYPYFKINTKFWKIKYTNTYMWLKDVRPEVTLERTYATKFMANHYLSWNVSNRLNIGLFESVIWTNTNNRGFDVSFVNPIIFYRSVEFASSARTGNALLGFSYKYKWSNQINFYGQFLLDEFSLGDIKRGDNSWKNKYGYQLGVKYYNAFKVDNLLLQLEYNHVRPYVYSHSEPITNYGHNNQSIGHQWGGNFKEFIAIARYHKGRYFADAKITAGTRGLDFDTSTDSFNYGGNIYKDYDENRPFDSGVKVGQGNKTAVFIADIQGGYLINPTTNLKLFGSYIYRSFDPTQNTKTAFTQSTNWFTIGLRADVFNWYFDY from the coding sequence ATGAGAAAAAGTTTCTTAACTTTATTTATATCATTTATATCTTTTTTTACGTATTCTCAAGTTGAAGATACTAATAATTTGCAAGCCAAATTGTCTACAGAACGGTTCCCCGTTTTTCCTAAATGTCAAAATTTAGAATCTGTAGCGTTAGAAAGTTGTTTTTATAGTGAAGTTCAAGATTTTGTTTTTCAAAATTTTGTTGTGCCAGAAACTTTAATGAAAAATAATTTCCGAGGGAATATAAAAGTGCTTTTTGAAGTAGACAGTAATGGTATTTTTAAAGTAATTTATGTTAATGCAGTAGATGAAGAGTTAATTCAGGAAACCAAAAGAGTTTTTAGTAAGTTTCCTAAAATTAGTCCTTCTACTTACAATGGTAAGGCGGTCTATTCTAGATATAATATTGCGATTTCAATTCCGTTGAAAAGCCAGGAAACAATCGCATCAGAAGCATTGGCTAGAGCAGAAGTTGTTCCAAATAAGACAAAACAACTTACTGAATTGGATAGTATCGTTTATAAAAAATACCACAATCCTGAATTCGAAAGCCATCTAAATATACCTTTCTCTCATAGTTATTATGCTCAGTTTGATGGTGCAATGAATCAAGTAGGAAGTAATAATCACACTGCTTCTAAACCATATACTTATCAAGAAGTTTCTAAATATTACAATCTTAAAGAAGCAAATGAAAAACTTAAAATAAAAGCTTCAAATTGGTGGGCAAAAAAATTATGGAATGAAAATGCTGTCGAAATTCAAGGTGATGGGTATTGGCTTACATTAAATCCAATATTAGATTTACAAGTTGGAAAAGCAACACATAGTGATGTTTCCTATACCTACGTTAATACACGAGCACTTAATTTTAGAGGAGGAATTGGGAAACAACTTAATTTCACAACTACTGTTTTTGAAAGCCAAGGACGATTTGCTGATTATTTTAATCAATATGCTGAATCTATTGCGCCTGCAGGAGGGAATCCTGCTATTATACCTGGAATAGGAATAGCTAAAGACTTCAAAACAAATTCATATGATTTCCCTTTGGCTGAAGCCAATATTACATTTGCTCCAAATAAAAATATTGACTTGCAATTGGGCTATGGCAGAAATTTTATTGGTGATGGGTATCGTTCACTTTTGGAAAGTGATGGTGCCAGTCCTTACCCTTATTTTAAAATAAATACTAAGTTTTGGAAAATTAAGTACACGAATACCTATATGTGGTTAAAAGACGTTCGTCCCGAAGTTACTCTAGAAAGAACGTATGCTACCAAGTTTATGGCCAATCATTATTTAAGTTGGAATGTTTCGAATAGATTAAATATTGGTCTTTTTGAATCAGTAATTTGGACTAATACCAATAATAGAGGTTTTGATGTTAGTTTTGTAAACCCAATTATTTTTTATAGATCTGTTGAGTTTGCTTCTTCAGCAAGAACTGGAAACGCACTTTTGGGTTTTAGTTATAAATACAAATGGAGTAATCAAATCAATTTTTATGGTCAGTTCCTTTTGGATGAATTTTCACTTGGTGATATTAAAAGGGGGGATAATAGTTGGAAAAACAAATATGGTTATCAGCTAGGAGTTAAATATTACAATGCATTTAAGGTTGATAATTTATTGTTGCAATTAGAATACAATCATGTTCGTCCTTATGTGTACTCTCATAGTGAACCGATAACTAACTACGGCCATAATAATCAAAGTATTGGGCATCAGTGGGGAGGTAATTTTAAAGAGTTTATAGCAATTGCTCGTTATCATAAAGGAAGGTATTTTGCTGATGCAAAAATTACTGCGGGTACCCGAGGTTTGGATTTTGATACAAGTACTGATAGTTTTAATTATGGCGGAAATATTTATAAGGATTATGATGAGAATCGTCCATTTGATAGCGGAGTAAAAGTAGGTCAAGGAAACAAAACGGCAGTTTTTATTGCAGATATTCAAGGAGGGTATTTGATCAATCCGACTACCAATTTAAAACTTTTTGGAAGTTATATTTATAGAAGTTTTGATCCTACACAAAATACAAAAACTGCGTTTACCCAAAGTACTAATTGGTTTACGATAGGTTTAAGAGCTGATGTCTTTAATTGGTATTTTGATTATTAG
- the cyoE gene encoding heme o synthase, translating into MNTTTNTFSLKRIFLDFKEITKAGLAISVLFSSIAGYFLGIDDANPFEWSVLIMLIIGGYCMVGASNAFNQVIEKDLDALMDRTKNRPVPAGRMSPNTALIVASLLTIVGISLLYAINPKSAMFGAISIFLYTSVYTPLKTMTSLSVFVGAFPGAIPFMLGWVAATGNFGIEAGTLFLIQFFWQFPHFWAIGWFLYEDYEKAGFFMLPTGKKDKGTALQVILYTIWLIIASLLPALGYTGKLFLTPVAAILVFLLGIWMLYYSVQLYKLRSAKAARTLMLVSVSYITLLQLVYIFDKFLR; encoded by the coding sequence TTGAATACTACAACAAATACATTTTCTCTAAAGAGGATTTTTTTAGATTTTAAAGAAATTACTAAAGCTGGACTTGCTATTAGTGTATTGTTTTCTTCTATTGCTGGATATTTTTTAGGGATAGATGATGCAAATCCTTTTGAGTGGTCTGTGTTAATAATGCTTATCATTGGTGGGTATTGTATGGTAGGTGCTTCAAATGCTTTTAATCAAGTTATTGAAAAAGATTTGGATGCATTGATGGATCGAACTAAAAATCGTCCTGTCCCAGCAGGTAGAATGTCTCCAAATACTGCTTTGATTGTAGCTAGTTTGCTAACAATCGTTGGAATTTCATTGCTTTACGCTATTAATCCGAAGTCGGCCATGTTTGGGGCGATTTCAATATTTTTATATACTAGTGTGTATACTCCTTTGAAAACGATGACATCGTTGTCAGTTTTTGTAGGGGCGTTTCCCGGAGCTATCCCATTTATGTTGGGTTGGGTTGCGGCAACTGGAAATTTTGGAATTGAAGCGGGAACTTTGTTTTTAATACAGTTTTTTTGGCAGTTTCCTCATTTTTGGGCAATAGGTTGGTTTTTGTATGAAGATTATGAGAAGGCAGGTTTTTTTATGCTTCCTACTGGAAAAAAAGATAAGGGTACGGCTTTACAGGTTATTTTATATACCATCTGGTTGATTATAGCTTCTTTATTGCCAGCATTAGGTTATACGGGAAAATTATTTTTAACGCCAGTTGCGGCAATTTTGGTTTTTTTATTGGGAATATGGATGTTGTATTATTCAGTCCAATTGTACAAGTTAAGAAGTGCAAAAGCAGCAAGAACTCTTATGTTAGTAAGTGTTTCGTATATTACGTTGTTGCAGTTAGTTTATATATTTGATAAATTTTTAAGATAG
- a CDS encoding DUF420 domain-containing protein, whose translation MKESEQNLENKYNKWIVLLSVAIPLVVVLLFSVNLRKMGFDVEPLTFLPPIYATINGITAVLLVSAVLAIKNGNRKLHENLMKGAVGCSIAFLAMYVAYHMTSDSTKFGGEGVIKYVYYFILTSHIILSVIIIPLVLVTYVRALAQIFDKHKKIAKITFPIWLYVAVTGVIVYLMISPYYV comes from the coding sequence ATGAAGGAGAGTGAACAAAATTTAGAAAATAAATATAATAAATGGATTGTGCTGTTGTCAGTTGCAATTCCTTTAGTGGTCGTTTTGCTTTTTAGTGTTAATTTGCGTAAGATGGGTTTTGATGTTGAGCCTCTTACTTTTTTGCCACCTATTTACGCAACAATTAATGGTATTACTGCTGTCTTGCTTGTTTCGGCTGTTTTAGCTATAAAAAACGGAAACAGGAAATTGCATGAGAACTTAATGAAAGGAGCAGTAGGCTGTTCTATTGCTTTTCTAGCAATGTACGTTGCCTATCATATGACTTCTGATTCTACAAAATTTGGAGGTGAAGGTGTAATTAAGTATGTTTATTATTTTATTCTAACCTCTCATATCATTCTTTCAGTAATTATTATTCCGTTAGTATTAGTTACTTATGTTCGTGCTTTAGCTCAAATTTTTGATAAACATAAAAAAATTGCTAAAATCACTTTTCCTATTTGGTTGTATGTAGCCGTTACTGGTGTTATAGTTTATTTAATGATCTCTCCGTATTATGTTTAA
- the deoC gene encoding deoxyribose-phosphate aldolase, which translates to MNIRQYLDSTYLKTAIQAGLDEDQNSVIVKKFIQEAIDENFKLIMIRPNMVAIAKEMITTANSKVGVGTVIDFPDGNSNVEDKLVEANLAIQDGADDLDFVCNYNAFIAGDSDLVKEEVLECTKLGLEKGKVVKWIIEVAALDDKQVVQLTALIKNVVVSNFKEIFYNSVFVKSSTGFFITQGNLPNGATISTITMMLENAFPLPVKAAGGVRTYEEAVAMIQLGVKRIGTSGAKIIANGAGTQLEY; encoded by the coding sequence ATGAACATTAGACAATATTTAGATTCTACCTATTTAAAAACGGCGATTCAAGCGGGACTTGATGAAGACCAGAATAGTGTTATAGTTAAGAAGTTTATTCAGGAAGCTATTGATGAGAATTTTAAACTCATTATGATTCGGCCTAATATGGTTGCTATTGCAAAAGAAATGATAACTACAGCCAATTCTAAAGTAGGAGTAGGAACAGTAATCGATTTTCCAGATGGGAATTCAAATGTGGAGGACAAGCTTGTTGAAGCTAATCTGGCAATACAAGATGGTGCGGATGATTTAGACTTTGTTTGTAATTATAACGCATTTATTGCGGGCGATAGCGACTTAGTTAAAGAGGAAGTTTTAGAGTGTACAAAACTTGGTCTGGAAAAGGGAAAAGTAGTAAAGTGGATAATTGAAGTGGCTGCCCTTGATGATAAGCAGGTCGTTCAATTAACAGCTTTAATAAAAAATGTAGTTGTTTCTAATTTCAAAGAAATTTTTTATAATTCGGTTTTTGTTAAATCTTCAACTGGTTTTTTTATAACCCAAGGTAATCTTCCGAACGGGGCTACAATTTCAACAATTACCATGATGCTTGAAAATGCGTTTCCGCTTCCAGTTAAAGCGGCTGGAGGAGTCCGAACGTATGAGGAGGCTGTTGCAATGATTCAATTAGGTGTAAAGCGAATAGGTACCTCTGGAGCGAAAATAATTGCAAATGGTGCAGGAACACAACTAGAATACTAA
- a CDS encoding VanZ family protein, whose amino-acid sequence MHKQLYFWIAVFWTIIVTFLCLTPSSNIPEVSILYLDKLIHIFFHFVFTTLWVLFFKVKMQSPNNYKPFFYSFGLSVFFGITIEILQEVLTTTRTADVFDVLANITGASLAIVVMILYFKNKK is encoded by the coding sequence GTGCATAAACAATTGTATTTTTGGATTGCAGTTTTTTGGACTATAATAGTTACTTTTCTTTGTTTAACACCGTCAAGTAATATTCCAGAAGTAAGTATTTTATATCTTGATAAATTGATTCATATCTTTTTTCATTTTGTGTTTACTACTCTTTGGGTTTTGTTCTTCAAAGTAAAAATGCAAAGTCCAAATAATTATAAGCCTTTTTTTTATTCATTTGGTTTATCTGTTTTTTTTGGAATTACAATTGAAATATTACAAGAAGTATTGACCACTACCCGAACTGCTGATGTTTTTGATGTTTTGGCCAATATAACGGGAGCGAGTTTAGCAATCGTTGTTATGATTCTATATTTTAAAAACAAGAAATAA
- a CDS encoding cytochrome c oxidase subunit 3, which produces MEATVTTANSEEKTWGGGNEPMGASYGKLMMWFFIVSDALTFSGFLAAYGFSRFKFIETWPLADEVFTHFPFMHGVSAPMYYVALMTFILIFSSVTMVLAVDAGHQMKKNKVVVYMFLTIIGGMIFVGSQAWEWKNFIKGEYGAIETKGGSLLQFVDKEGHRVALADFAATLNEGRERLTGNKGDWFISEPALPSYSVAEVQAGFKAHPDLLIRTEVIYEGDEAIAKDPKINHELTKIKHKTILTRQESELRLAQATYVVEGANLTRNEYGSKLFADFFFFITGFHGFHVFSGIIINIIIFFNVLLGTYEKRKSYEMVEKVGLYWHFVDLVWVFVFTVFYLV; this is translated from the coding sequence ATGGAAGCGACAGTTACTACTGCAAATAGTGAAGAAAAAACTTGGGGAGGCGGCAATGAGCCAATGGGAGCAAGTTATGGTAAATTAATGATGTGGTTTTTTATCGTGTCAGATGCCTTAACGTTCTCTGGATTTTTAGCAGCTTACGGTTTTTCTCGATTTAAATTTATTGAGACATGGCCATTGGCCGATGAAGTGTTTACTCACTTCCCATTTATGCATGGTGTATCTGCACCGATGTATTATGTGGCATTAATGACTTTTATTTTAATTTTCTCATCTGTGACAATGGTATTAGCCGTTGATGCAGGTCATCAAATGAAAAAAAACAAAGTTGTTGTTTATATGTTTTTAACCATTATCGGTGGTATGATCTTCGTAGGGTCACAAGCTTGGGAATGGAAAAATTTCATAAAAGGGGAGTATGGTGCAATTGAAACAAAAGGTGGTAGTTTACTTCAGTTTGTCGATAAAGAAGGGCATCGTGTTGCTTTAGCTGATTTCGCCGCAACTTTGAATGAAGGTAGAGAACGATTAACTGGTAATAAAGGAGATTGGTTTATTAGTGAGCCAGCTTTGCCATCTTATTCTGTTGCTGAAGTTCAGGCAGGTTTTAAGGCACATCCAGATTTATTAATCAGAACAGAAGTTATTTATGAAGGGGACGAGGCAATTGCTAAAGATCCTAAAATTAATCATGAATTAACAAAGATTAAACACAAAACGATTCTTACTAGACAAGAGTCTGAGTTGAGGTTGGCTCAAGCAACGTATGTTGTTGAAGGTGCAAACTTGACAAGAAACGAATACGGTAGTAAGCTGTTTGCTGATTTCTTTTTCTTTATAACAGGATTTCACGGTTTTCACGTATTCTCAGGTATAATTATAAATATCATTATATTTTTTAATGTACTTCTTGGAACATACGAGAAAAGAAAGAGTTACGAAATGGTTGAGAAAGTTGGTTTATACTGGCACTTTGTCGATTTAGTTTGGGTATTTGTATTTACAGTATTCTATCTAGTTTAA